Part of the Sulfitobacter donghicola DSW-25 = KCTC 12864 = JCM 14565 genome, CTTCATGATCGAGTGGCCGAAAAAGAGGATACTCCGCGCGGCATTCTTTATCAATTTTGCGACATAGGCCGCAAGCAAAGGCATTTAGATCAGGTCTATTCGTCGCGGTCGGTGCATCCCCCTCTTTTGTATTACGGCTGCAACCATTAAATGGTAACCAACAAGGAGAACCCGCAGAATGATTAGTTTCTGGATCGTAGCGATCACAATCACCCTTATGGTTGGTGCCGTTTTGGCCCGCGCCGTCATCCGAGGTGGTCAAAAAGAGATCGCATCGCGGGCGGCATCCGATGTGGAGGTTTACCGTGCCCAGCTAGAAGAGGTGGACCGCGACGTGGCGCGCGGTGTCATCGAAAAAGCCGATGCCGAACGGGTTCACGCCGAAATCGCACGCCGTTTGATTGCCGCTGATAAGGCCCAGTCCAATGAGGAAACCAGCCGCGCGAATACCCCCGCCAAGGCTGCGGTGTTCATCATCCTTGTGGGGCTCATCGGCAGTGCCACCGCCTATTGGTTTCTCGGCGCGCCGGGTTATGGTGACATGGCGCTGAAGGACCGGATCGCCTTTGCCGAAGAGGTGCGCAAATCCCGCCCCGCTCAGGCCGACGCCGAAGGCTCCCTACCCCCGTTTGTGGAACCTGCGCAGATGGATGAGCGCTATAAAGAGCTGCTAAAGCAACTACGCACAACTGTCGCCACCCGCCCTGATGATGTAAAAGGCCACGCCTTGTTGGCCCAGCAAGAGCGCCGCATTGGTAACTTTGTCGCTGCGAAAGACGCGCAAAACCGCCTGCTAAAGCTCAAGGCAGATCAAGTCACGCCACAGGATCTGGCAGACTTTGGTGAATTACAGGTTCTATCCGCTGGCGGATATGTTTCGCCCGAGGCCGAGATGTCACTGCGCGCAGCCTTGGTGAAAGAGCCTCAGAATGGATCGGCCCGCTATTACATCGGCTTGATGTTGGCCCAAACGGGGCGGCCGGATCAGGCCTTTCGTATCTGGGATGGTCTTTTGCGCGCAGGCCCCGAGGATGCGCCGTGGATTCCTCCAATTCTGGAGCAAATCGAAGGTTTGGCCCAGCTTGCTGGCGTGCGCTATTCGCTCCCTGACATTGGCAGCGCCGCGGCCAAGGGCCCCTCTGCCGAGGATGTGGAAAAC contains:
- the ccmI gene encoding c-type cytochrome biogenesis protein CcmI; protein product: MISFWIVAITITLMVGAVLARAVIRGGQKEIASRAASDVEVYRAQLEEVDRDVARGVIEKADAERVHAEIARRLIAADKAQSNEETSRANTPAKAAVFIILVGLIGSATAYWFLGAPGYGDMALKDRIAFAEEVRKSRPAQADAEGSLPPFVEPAQMDERYKELLKQLRTTVATRPDDVKGHALLAQQERRIGNFVAAKDAQNRLLKLKADQVTPQDLADFGELQVLSAGGYVSPEAEMSLRAALVKEPQNGSARYYIGLMLAQTGRPDQAFRIWDGLLRAGPEDAPWIPPILEQIEGLAQLAGVRYSLPDIGSAAAKGPSAEDVENAQDMTPAERMEMIGGMVAGLSERLATEGGPARDWARLISSLGVLGEVERAQAIHANALEAFANDNEALDLINAAGRKAGVAE